The proteins below come from a single Ictalurus punctatus breed USDA103 chromosome 24, Coco_2.0, whole genome shotgun sequence genomic window:
- the eif1 gene encoding eukaryotic translation initiation factor 1: MSAIQNLQTFDPFADATKGDDRLPAGTEDYIHIRIQQRNGRKTLTTVQGIADDYDKKKLVKAFKKKFACNGTVIEHPEYGEVIQLQGDQRKNICQFLTEIELAKEEQLKVHGF, translated from the exons ATGTCCGCTATCCAGAACCTCCAAACTTTTG ACCCCTTTGCTGATGCAACTAAGGGTGATGATCGGCTCCCAGCAGGGACTGAGGACTACATCCACATAAGAATCCAGCAGAGGAACGGCAGGAAGACTCTGACCACAGTGCAGGGCATTGCCGACGACTATGACAAGAAGAAGCTAGTCAAGGCCTTCAAGAAG AAGTTTGCATGCAATGGGACAGTGATTGAACACCCTGAGTATGGTGAAGTGATCCAGCTGCAGGGAGACCAGCGCAAAAACATCTGCCAGTTCCTCACAGAG ATTGAACTGGCCAAAGAGGAACAGCTCAAAGTCCACGGTTTCTAG
- the LOC108257253 gene encoding junction plakoglobin, with translation MSMPISEAEVKVAEWQKTYYAADSGIQSGATTVNDEDQSEINAKTFTVEDCSADFDAQLVLTRAQRVRAAMFPETLAERETLALSDSQSNVQRLTEPSHLLNNAIVHLINYQDDAELAKRAMPELIKLLTDDDQVVVRKAALIVSRLVRNDASRHVMMQSAVMMSAVLRVMQSSSDMETIRCMASILHCLSHHHQGLNAIFTAGGIPALIHMLSSPVEAVLFYSITTLHNLLLHQDGSKMAVRMCDGLQKIVPLLKHTNPKFLAITTDCLQILSYANQESKLIILASGGPESLVSIMKNYNYEKLLWTTSRVLKVLSVCPSNKPAIVSAGGMQALSLHLTGSSARLVQNCLWTLRNLSDAATKQEGLDSLLHILVTQLGSDDVNILTCATGILSNLTCNNARNKSLVVQRGGVEALINALLRTTVNQDEAELAICAAVNQDVAEPAVCALRHLTGRHPLAQTAQNEVRVHYGVPVVIKLLGQQHYWPVVKAIVGLIRNLALCPANQAPLREAGAIPRLVNLLLKAHQDLQRLSTQNTYQDGVSMEEIVEGCTGALHILARDPINRSEISNMQTIPLFVQLLYSCVESVRRVSAGVLCELALDKHSAELIDAEGASAPLMELLHSTNEGIATYAAAVLFRISEDKNSDYRKRVSVELTHSLFKHDTHAWDMAPHSTMTLDHGYIQDGGVSSLYVYSDLPVDALPLDTDVHEPYMSEMTFDPRHVYPEPL, from the exons ATGTCCATGCCAA taagtGAAGCGGAGGTGAAGGTAGCTGAATGGCAGAAGACGTATTACGCGGCCGATTCTGGCATCCAATCAGGAGCCACAACTGTAAACGATGAGGACCAATCAGAGATCAATGCCAAAACTTTTACCGTGGAGGACTGTAGTGCAG ATTTTGACGCGCAGTTGGTTCTGACCCGAGCTCAGCGTGTCCGGGCGGCCATGTTTCCCGAGACCTTAGCAGAGCGTGAGACGTTAGCACTGAGTGACTCACAGTCCAATGTTCAGCGTCTGACTGAACCGTCACACCTCCTGAACAACGCCATTGTTCACCTGATCAACTACCAGGATGATGCTGAGCTTGCCAAACGCGCAATGCCAGAGCTCATCAAACTGCTGACTGACGATGACCAG GTGGTGGTGAGGAAGGCGGCTCTGATCGTGAGCCGTCTGGTTCGTAATGACGCTTCTCGCCATGTGATGATGCAGTCAGCGGTGATGATGTCAGCGGTACTGCGGGTGATGCAGAGCTCAAGCGACATGGAAACGATTCGCTGCATGGCCAGCATCCTGCACTGCCTGTCGCACCACCACCAGGGGCTGAACGCCATCTTCACTGCCGGGGGCATTCCTGCACTCATCCACATGCTCAG TTCTCCAGTGGAGGCGGTGTTATTTTactccatcactacactacataACCTCCTGCTCCACCAGGATGGCTCCAAGATGGCAGTACGAATGTGTGACGGTCTGCAGAAGATTGTTCCTCTGCTcaaacacacaaacccaaagTTCCTCGCTATCACCACCGACTGCCTGCAGATCCTCTCCTATGCCAACCAGGagagtaag ctgatcaTCTTGGCAAGTGGAGGTCCCGAGAGTTTAGTGTCCATCATGAAGAACTATAACTATGAGAAGCTGCTGTGGACAACCAGCAGAGTGCTGAAGGTGCTGTCAGTGTGTCCCAGCAACAAACCCGCCATCGTCAGTGCAG GGGGCATGCAGGCTCTCTCTCTGCACCTGACCGGTTCTAGTGCTCGTCTCGTTCAGAACTGCCTCTGGACTCTGAGGAACCTGAGTGATGCTGCCACCAAACAG GAAGGTCTGGACTCTCTACTCCACATCCTCGTGACTCAGCTTGGCTCAGATGATGTTAACATTCTGACATGTGCTACAGGAATCCTCTCTAACCTGACGTGTAATAACGCACGTAATAAGTCATTGGTAGTGCAGCGTGGCGGTGTGGAGGCACTTATCAACGCTCTTTTGCGAACCACTGTGAATCAGGACGAGGCCGAGCTGGCCATATGTGCCGCGGTGAATCAGGACGTGGCCGAGCCGGCTGTATGCGCCCTACGCCACCTCACTGGCCGCCACCCACTCGCCCAGACAGCGCAGAATGAAGTGCGAGTTCACTATGGCGTCCCAGTCGTCATTAAGCTGCTGGGACAGCAACACTACTGGCCTGTCGTCAAG GCCATCGTTGGTCTGATCCGTAatttggcactctgtccagccAATCAGGCGCCTCTAAGGGAGGCAGGTGCAATACCGCGATTGGTTAACCTGCTTTTGAAGGCTCATCAGGACCTACAAAGACTCAGCACACAGAACACCTACCAG GATGGAGTTAGTATGGAGGAAATAGTAGAAGGCTGCACTGGAGCATTACACATTTTGGCCAGGGATCCGATTAACCGCAGTGAAATCTCCAACATGCAGACCATCCCTCTGTTTGTACAG ttGTTATACTCGTGTGTTGAGAGCGTGCGGCGAGTCTCAGCTGGTGTTTTATGTGAACTCGCTCTGGATAAACACTCGGCCGAACTAATTGACGCTGAAGGAGCTTCTGCTCCACTGATGGAGCTACTGCACTCCACGAATGAAGGGATAg cCACCTATGCTGCCGCTGTGCTCTTCAGGATCTCAGAGGACAAAAACTCGGACTACAGGAAGAGAGTGTCAGTGgagctcacacactcactgttcAAACACGACACACATGCCTGGGACATG GCGCCACACAGTACAATGACCCTCGATCATGGTTACATACAGGAtg GGGGCGTGTCCTCTCTGTATGTTTACTCGGACCTTCCTGTTGATGCTCTCCCTCTGGATACTGATGTCCATGAGCCATACATGTCAGAAATGACCTTTGACCCCCGACATGTTTACCCAGAACCACTTTAA